The following are from one region of the Anaerolineae bacterium genome:
- a CDS encoding alpha/beta hydrolase yields the protein MHVMLIHGQGRTPLSMSILGWRLSQKQHNVHYFGYATYLQTFDSITRRFARTIRDEIGDAPYAIVSHSLGGIIARAVLPELASHPPQHLVMLAPPNQPARIAKIMRPNPLYWWITWDCGRKLADDAFYDTLPLPTVPTTIIAGTRGVDGLLQQAIFGTETVNDSILSAQETGLGEGYEVILVPATHAFIMNSKEVAATVLEILGNGHWPTENARA from the coding sequence ATGCACGTGATGCTCATTCATGGGCAAGGCCGCACCCCCTTATCCATGTCTATTTTGGGGTGGCGGTTGAGCCAAAAACAGCACAATGTTCACTATTTTGGCTACGCTACCTATTTACAAACCTTTGATAGCATCACCCGGCGTTTTGCCCGGACCATCCGCGACGAAATTGGCGACGCGCCCTATGCCATTGTCAGCCATTCGTTAGGAGGTATCATTGCTCGCGCCGTTTTGCCGGAATTAGCCAGCCACCCGCCGCAACACCTGGTGATGCTGGCCCCACCCAACCAACCGGCCCGTATTGCCAAAATCATGCGTCCCAATCCACTTTATTGGTGGATTACCTGGGATTGCGGCCGCAAATTGGCCGATGACGCCTTTTATGACACGTTACCTTTACCCACTGTCCCCACCACCATCATTGCCGGGACCAGGGGCGTGGACGGTTTGCTTCAGCAAGCGATTTTTGGTACGGAAACGGTTAATGACTCCATTCTATCGGCGCAAGAAACTGGGTTGGGCGAAGGTTACGAGGTGATCTTAGTGCCGGCCACGCACGCCTTCATTATGAATTCCAAAGAGGTGGCGGCAACGGTGCTGGAGATTCTGGGCAATGGACATTGGCCAACGGAAAACGCACGAGCGTAA
- a CDS encoding YqaE/Pmp3 family membrane protein, translating to MGCGRLLLAILLPPLAVLDKGCGAFLVVLILTLVGWVPGVIGALVLGSID from the coding sequence ATGGGATGTGGCAGACTATTATTGGCCATCTTACTTCCCCCCCTGGCTGTTCTGGATAAGGGCTGCGGCGCGTTTTTGGTGGTGCTCATCTTGACCCTGGTCGGGTGGGTTCCCGGCGTTATTGGGGCGCTGGTGCTTGGCTCAATTGATTAG